AAGGGGCTTCTTCTCGGATGAAAACCTGAAATCAATCTCCGGGTACCTTGAGGAGACATATGAACTTATCTGATCTTTGAGATACCCTAGTGTCATTATAATTTTACTGTAACCAGAATCAATGACCCTCTGAATTATATAATCCAGTATGGGTCTATTTGCAACTGGTACAAGTGGTTTGGGTTTTGAAAATGTTAGAGGTCTTATTCTTGTACCCTTACCCCCCGCCATGACAACCACAGATGTCATGGATAATATTATGTTGCCCTTATCTAATAAGTATTTTCAGTCAACACATAATAAATTATTAATAAATAAACTTATTTTAAGAGAAAATTAAGAAGTAGGGGTTTATTAAGAAAAATTAACCTATTTTAAGAGCCACTTAAGAAATCTGAGGACCTCTGGGACTCCTGACACATAAAAAGAGGCTGAATCCTTTATTTCATCGGGTATCTCCTTTGAGAGCACAATTATAGATGCAGTTTTGATTTTTCTTTCAGATTCTAGTTTTCTGAGTTCCCTGAAGGCATCGGCATCGGTGACGTCGTCTCCAAGGTACACTGCAGATGATACGTCTGATTCCTCTATGATTTTCCGGACTATGAAGCCCTTGTTGTACTCCACCGGGGGTTTGAGCTCAACAAGCATTCTCCCGTGATCCACACGTATTCCTCTGGATTCAGACATCTCCCTGAGGATATCCATTATCCTTTTCTCTGTCAGTTCAGGATCAGTGCACTGCCTGTAATGTATGGAATAACAGATACCCTTATCCTCAAATATGATATTCTCATCGGGGGATTTCTCCTTGAGTTTAAGGGCACATTTTCTGATGATGGGAATGTACTCCTCAACCTCTCTGAAGCGTTTATACCTCCCATTTATAATGTACTCAAGGCCATGGTTTCCAACATATATTGCATCCTGGACCCCCACCATCCTGAGCGCCTCATGCACAGGCCTTCCACTTATAAAAGCAAGTAAACTGTAGCGTTCTGAGATTCTCCTGAGAACTTCCCTCATCTCTTCATCTACGCGGGCTTCAGAGGGTGTTGGTGCTATTTCACTTATTGTACCGTCGATATCAGTGATTATAGCTGTCCTGCTGGGATTCTTCAGGTATTCAAGTTCATGAAGAAACTCAAATAAATACTCAGGCATCAAGAGCACCTTTAATTCTCTTGAATATGATATATGGATCGCTTCCGACGACTGAACTTCCAAAGAGTTCCATGCCGCCTATATCAGATGATGCTGATGCAATGTTTCCGCGGTCCACGATTCTTATGATGCCTGGAATCTCCATTTCTGCATTGAAGAGGTGCATTGAGAGGTTGAAGCTGTAGACACCACATTTATCTATCAGGCACCTTAATATCTTGAAGAGGTGATTCCGGAGATCAGAATCTCTGGAGACATCTGTCTTAAAGGTTATGATGATCTCCTTTTCCTTCAGGGGGGTTATACTTGCATATACACACGCTTCTCCTGCTTCAGCACCAAGTCCAAGGGCCTGGTGGACTGAAAAGACATCATCATGGTATGATGAACCATAACGTTCTCTGTATCTCCTGGAGACATCATCAAGGAATGCAATCCGTGCATAGGGTCTCCTGCCCAGGAGAAGCTGCATGTGGCCGTGGATCTGGGATGCCCCTGCCCGTGGGAGGCAGTTCCATACCAGCAATGGAAAATGAAATCCTGAGGATTTCTCCGCCATTTTAAACCATTCTGAGGCGGTTATTAGGTAATCTGAAAATTCCTCTAGGGTGAAGTCAAGGGGGTCATGTTTTCTGAATATCAGAAGGCCGCTCCATGCATCGTACTTAGCTATGTTTGATGCTGTAATGGAGTGCCTTCCCACGACACGTCCGAAATCATCTTCAGGTGTGTACAGTTCTGGTTTGCAGAAGTCACACCTCTTTTTATCATTGATAAGTTCATCAAGAACCTTTCTGGCGGGTTCGGTGTCCATAGCCGGCTTTTTAAGGCGCATGGAATTAAAAAGTGATCCTTCACCCGTCCAGCGGTTGTATGTGCCTATTATCCTTTGATTTTCAGCAGATTCAATAAATTTTGTCCCAAACCTCTCTTTGAGGCTTTCACTCACCTTAAAGTGTCCTTCACCACATTCAACATTATATATGCGGTTGAATATCTCATAGATGTCCTTCTGCTCTCTTTTAAGATCCAGGAGATGGTCCTTGAGATGGGTTATCATGGTAAATGATATAATTATTAAGATTTATCCGTTTTTCTGAAACTTTTCAAGTATCCTGCGATAAACCATCCTCTCATCATCACATGATTTCTCATATATCATCCTTATGATCAGCTCAGGGGTGCTCCTTGCAAGGTAGTTTATCCTGGGTGTTCTATCCACAATGAGATTATAGTTCTCATCAAGCCCCCTTGCCTCGATACCATCAACCCGCACATCCACGTACTTGAGTATTTCACGGGCCATGTGGGTCACAATGACCGCAATGGATTCGGATTCCATTATGAACTCTATGAAGGTTGCTATGATCTTCACTGCGGCATCAAGTTCGGTTATTGCCTCAAGTTCAT
This genomic stretch from Methanothermobacter sp. harbors:
- the otsB gene encoding trehalose-phosphatase, whose product is MPEYLFEFLHELEYLKNPSRTAIITDIDGTISEIAPTPSEARVDEEMREVLRRISERYSLLAFISGRPVHEALRMVGVQDAIYVGNHGLEYIINGRYKRFREVEEYIPIIRKCALKLKEKSPDENIIFEDKGICYSIHYRQCTDPELTEKRIMDILREMSESRGIRVDHGRMLVELKPPVEYNKGFIVRKIIEESDVSSAVYLGDDVTDADAFRELRKLESERKIKTASIIVLSKEIPDEIKDSASFYVSGVPEVLRFLKWLLK